The following proteins are co-located in the Spirosoma montaniterrae genome:
- a CDS encoding antitoxin Xre/MbcA/ParS toxin-binding domain-containing protein: protein MQTSNINAYLGLTNAQPIRSTYDLVLLSRQGITKKAVDTLAQRLSIPLPVLFDVLHVSARTWQRYTNDKLLPQNVTEHALLLARLYDRGERVFGDLDRFKAYMTHPIIALNGKRPIDLLDTTFGFQLIHDEITRIEHGVLA, encoded by the coding sequence ATGCAAACCAGCAACATTAACGCGTATCTTGGGCTTACCAACGCGCAACCCATCCGGTCGACCTACGATCTTGTGCTACTCAGTAGGCAAGGGATTACCAAAAAAGCGGTTGATACGCTTGCTCAACGGCTGTCGATTCCATTGCCTGTTTTGTTCGACGTTCTGCATGTTTCGGCCCGTACCTGGCAGCGGTATACTAACGACAAGCTTTTGCCACAGAACGTGACCGAACATGCATTGCTGCTGGCCCGGCTCTACGACCGGGGCGAGCGCGTTTTTGGCGATTTAGATCGATTTAAAGCGTACATGACGCACCCTATCATTGCGCTGAATGGCAAACGGCCCATCGATTTGTTAGATACTACGTTTGGCTTTCAGCTTATTCATGACGAAATCACCCGCATTGAACACGGCGTATTGGCATGA
- a CDS encoding SAM-dependent methyltransferase — protein sequence MAWYHDFFHGLPQTAWKAAQTDEQTQLDLELLVETLEFGPGDQLLDVFCGYGRHALPLARMGAKVVGVDISDEYIAELSRAADTEKLALTAVLGDFTTLPDQALAHRAAFDAAYCLGNSFSFFPRADMVTFLTRIAERLKPGGRFLAHTEMVAESVLPDYQVRNWQPVGDNFLFLVENEYHPLESRIESRLTYVQNGIVQHRTAQHYVYTLAELCRLFTEAGLSVITCYGTVDGEPYELGDEGVWILAERS from the coding sequence ATGGCCTGGTATCACGACTTTTTTCATGGATTGCCACAAACGGCCTGGAAAGCGGCCCAAACCGACGAGCAGACGCAACTCGATCTTGAACTACTGGTCGAAACGCTTGAATTTGGCCCCGGCGATCAACTGCTCGATGTCTTTTGTGGCTATGGCCGGCACGCGCTCCCGCTGGCGCGTATGGGCGCAAAGGTGGTTGGCGTTGATATTTCGGACGAGTACATTGCTGAATTAAGCCGGGCGGCAGACACCGAAAAGCTGGCATTGACGGCTGTGTTAGGGGATTTTACCACCTTGCCCGATCAGGCACTGGCACACCGGGCTGCCTTCGATGCGGCTTACTGCTTAGGCAATAGCTTCAGCTTTTTTCCCAGAGCTGATATGGTAACTTTTCTAACCCGTATTGCCGAACGGTTGAAGCCGGGCGGGCGGTTTCTGGCGCACACCGAAATGGTAGCCGAATCGGTATTGCCCGACTATCAGGTTCGCAACTGGCAACCCGTTGGCGATAATTTTTTATTTCTGGTCGAGAATGAATACCACCCGCTCGAAAGCCGCATCGAGTCGCGATTGACTTACGTGCAGAATGGCATTGTACAGCATCGTACCGCCCAGCATTATGTGTACACACTGGCCGAACTTTGTCGGCTGTTTACGGAAGCGGGCTTATCAGTGATAACCTGCTATGGCACTGTTGACGGCGAACCGTATGAACTTGGTGATGAAGGTGTGTGGATACTTGCCGAACGGTCTTAA
- a CDS encoding ROK family protein, translating to MQTFWGIDLGGTKVEGVVLAAPSPEAVLLRKRIDTEAHKGYDHIISQIIRLIDLMKAETGLTPERVGFGTPGTFDPARLVMKNCNTTVLNGKPMKQDLARRLAVPVEVANDANCFALAEATMGSVPVTAPNFQTMFGVIMGTGVGGGVVVRGRDGVPFVLNGLQGIGGEWGHNILEENGFPCYCGKRGCTEQVLSGPALQRFYHEKSGQQRTMKQIMEHYAAGNDPAANQTVDRLLEYFGRGISTIINVLDPDVIVLGGGVGNVDLLYTEGVERAKKYVFNSGNLSTRFLKPRLGDSAGVFGAALL from the coding sequence ATGCAAACGTTTTGGGGCATCGACCTGGGCGGTACTAAGGTCGAGGGCGTAGTGTTGGCGGCTCCATCGCCAGAAGCTGTTTTACTGCGCAAACGCATTGATACAGAAGCTCATAAAGGCTACGATCACATCATAAGCCAAATTATCCGGCTCATCGACCTGATGAAAGCAGAAACGGGTCTGACACCCGAGCGCGTTGGCTTCGGCACACCCGGCACGTTCGACCCGGCCCGGCTGGTCATGAAAAACTGTAATACGACGGTGCTGAACGGCAAGCCCATGAAGCAGGATTTAGCCCGGCGGCTGGCTGTTCCGGTTGAAGTTGCCAACGACGCCAACTGTTTCGCGCTGGCCGAAGCTACAATGGGCAGCGTGCCGGTTACTGCGCCAAATTTTCAGACCATGTTTGGCGTCATCATGGGTACGGGCGTTGGTGGTGGCGTAGTGGTTCGCGGACGCGACGGCGTGCCGTTCGTGCTGAATGGCCTACAGGGCATCGGGGGCGAATGGGGCCATAATATTCTCGAAGAGAACGGATTTCCGTGCTATTGTGGCAAACGCGGCTGTACCGAGCAGGTGCTTTCCGGCCCGGCTCTGCAACGATTTTACCACGAAAAAAGCGGCCAACAGCGCACCATGAAACAGATCATGGAGCACTATGCCGCTGGCAACGATCCAGCAGCCAACCAAACGGTAGATCGGCTGCTGGAGTATTTTGGACGGGGTATTTCAACAATTATCAACGTGCTCGACCCCGATGTAATCGTGCTGGGCGGGGGCGTCGGCAATGTCGATCTGTTGTATACAGAAGGCGTAGAACGGGCTAAAAAATATGTCTTCAATTCGGGCAACCTAAGTACCAGATTTCTGAAGCCCAGGCTTGGCGACAGCGCGGGCGTATTCGGAGCCGCGCTATTGTAA
- a CDS encoding pyridoxamine 5'-phosphate oxidase family protein produces MNSLNDLERDAWLWLTSAPKRKRDGFKTMTLATRTLDGVNARTVVLRKADADAKTLWFHTDVRSDKVGELSRHPKATLLFWDNRRQIQLRLSVTTAPHTDDAIASEHWAGLWVGGRKMYLSEHMPGLPYPEPYPGFPAQFGENLPTEAESEAGRNNFLVVECRVLTMDYLHLSRAGQTRARFRYEPFPGMEWLVP; encoded by the coding sequence GTGAATTCATTAAACGATCTGGAACGCGACGCATGGCTCTGGCTGACGTCGGCCCCTAAACGTAAACGCGACGGGTTCAAAACAATGACGCTTGCCACCCGAACTCTCGACGGTGTCAATGCCCGAACGGTGGTGCTGCGGAAAGCCGATGCCGACGCTAAAACACTCTGGTTTCATACCGACGTCCGCTCCGACAAAGTAGGCGAACTGAGTCGTCACCCGAAGGCCACGCTGCTTTTCTGGGACAACCGGCGGCAGATACAGCTCCGGCTCAGCGTGACCACGGCACCCCACACCGACGATGCCATTGCCAGCGAACACTGGGCCGGTTTGTGGGTTGGTGGCCGCAAAATGTATTTATCCGAGCACATGCCCGGACTCCCCTACCCCGAACCCTATCCCGGCTTCCCGGCGCAGTTCGGCGAAAACCTGCCCACCGAAGCCGAAAGCGAAGCCGGGCGCAACAACTTTTTAGTGGTTGAATGCCGGGTACTAACAATGGACTATCTGCACCTGAGCCGGGCCGGGCAAACCCGCGCCAGATTCCGGTATGAGCCGTTTCCGGGCATGGAATGGTTGGTGCCGTGA
- a CDS encoding YitT family protein, whose protein sequence is MAERSKSPNRIIKDTILIVAGALSAGLGLEGFLLSSRFIDGGVTGISMLLADLLHLPLAILLVVINLPFILLGYKQFGRLFALKSAAAIGGLSLCLTFIPYPDITPDLLLTAVFGGFFIGLGIGLTMRGGAVLDGTEIAALLISRSNLPVKVGDAILLMNVFIFSAAAFFLGMDLALYSMITYFAASKTVDFVIHGIEQYTTVLIISQQHETLRTRIIEQGWGVTVLNGEQGYGKQGHRQNTVRVLYVVLTRLQLSRLLSIINEVDASAFVIQHSVDDVTGGKIKSRPLH, encoded by the coding sequence ATGGCCGAGCGCAGCAAGTCGCCTAATCGCATTATCAAAGATACCATCCTGATTGTGGCTGGGGCATTAAGTGCAGGGCTGGGGCTGGAAGGGTTTCTGTTATCGAGCCGGTTTATCGATGGGGGCGTTACGGGCATATCCATGTTGCTGGCCGACCTGCTCCACCTGCCCTTAGCCATTCTATTGGTGGTAATCAATCTGCCTTTTATTCTGCTGGGATACAAGCAGTTCGGGCGATTATTTGCCCTCAAAAGCGCGGCTGCCATTGGTGGCCTGTCGCTCTGTCTGACGTTCATTCCTTATCCCGACATCACGCCCGATTTGCTGCTGACTGCTGTTTTTGGCGGCTTTTTCATTGGCCTCGGCATTGGGCTGACCATGCGGGGCGGGGCAGTGCTCGACGGCACCGAGATTGCGGCTCTACTCATAAGCCGGTCGAACCTGCCCGTAAAAGTAGGTGATGCCATTCTGCTCATGAACGTGTTTATTTTCAGCGCGGCAGCCTTTTTTCTGGGCATGGACCTGGCGTTGTATTCCATGATTACCTACTTCGCGGCTTCTAAAACCGTCGATTTTGTGATTCACGGCATCGAGCAATACACCACTGTGCTGATTATATCGCAACAACACGAAACGTTGCGTACCCGCATCATTGAACAAGGCTGGGGCGTTACGGTGCTGAACGGCGAGCAGGGCTACGGCAAACAGGGCCACCGACAAAATACGGTTCGGGTGTTGTATGTGGTTTTAACCCGCCTGCAACTCAGCCGCTTGTTGAGTATCATTAACGAAGTGGATGCCAGCGCGTTTGTTATTCAACATAGCGTTGACGATGTAACGGGCGGCAAAATAAAAAGTCGGCCCCTGCACTAA
- a CDS encoding SOS response-associated peptidase, whose product MCYHKSLNVTAADLQTRYDATMPEAERFQPVYHANAYEFPAWPIVTRQQPGQLQLMKWGLIPHWVKSPGDAAEIRTRTINARSETIYEKPSYRTAAQKGQRCLIPVTGFFEWYTTGKKKYPFYINAIDQNITSIAGLWDEWPESGATPTKTGELIPTYTLLTTDANPLLAAIHNTKKRMPCLLTPEQEYAWLHENLSEKEVVELLSAPYPAERMHSHSISKRITSRTEPSDVPTVLEPAIYPELAQHPELFT is encoded by the coding sequence ATGTGTTATCACAAATCGCTCAACGTTACGGCGGCTGACCTGCAAACACGCTACGACGCCACCATGCCCGAAGCCGAACGGTTTCAGCCGGTATATCACGCTAATGCCTACGAATTTCCGGCATGGCCCATTGTGACGCGGCAACAACCGGGTCAGTTGCAGTTGATGAAATGGGGCCTGATTCCGCACTGGGTCAAATCGCCCGGCGATGCCGCCGAAATCCGCACCCGAACCATCAACGCCCGCTCAGAAACCATCTACGAAAAGCCGTCGTACCGAACTGCCGCCCAAAAAGGCCAACGGTGTCTGATTCCGGTTACGGGCTTCTTCGAGTGGTACACTACAGGCAAGAAAAAATACCCGTTTTACATCAACGCCATCGACCAGAACATTACCTCTATTGCGGGTTTATGGGACGAATGGCCTGAGTCGGGCGCGACCCCGACTAAAACGGGCGAACTCATCCCGACTTATACGCTGCTAACTACCGATGCAAACCCGCTGCTGGCGGCTATTCACAACACCAAAAAACGAATGCCCTGCCTGCTCACGCCCGAACAGGAATACGCCTGGCTGCACGAAAATCTGTCTGAAAAAGAGGTAGTTGAACTGCTGTCGGCACCTTATCCGGCTGAACGAATGCACAGTCATAGCATCAGTAAACGCATTACCTCGCGCACCGAACCGAGCGACGTGCCGACAGTACTCGAACCGGCTATTTATCCAGAACTGGCTCAGCACCCAGAGCTTTTTACCTAA
- a CDS encoding redoxin domain-containing protein yields MLSPGQKAPDFMLFSSDKQEVSLQNYRGKNVVLLFFPMAFTSVCTAELCEMRDSISTYAGLNTDILAVSVDSPFTLAKFREEQNLPFPLLSDFNKEASTAYDSIYETFVFNLKGVSKRSAFVIDRDGVVQYAEVLDNAGEVPNFQAIQETLTKLK; encoded by the coding sequence ATGCTTTCTCCCGGACAAAAAGCTCCTGACTTCATGCTGTTTAGCAGCGACAAACAGGAAGTGTCGCTCCAGAATTATCGCGGCAAAAATGTGGTTTTGCTGTTTTTCCCGATGGCGTTTACCAGTGTTTGCACCGCCGAACTGTGCGAAATGCGCGACAGCATCAGCACCTATGCTGGTCTGAACACCGATATTCTCGCCGTTTCGGTCGATTCGCCGTTTACGCTTGCCAAATTCCGCGAGGAGCAAAATCTGCCGTTTCCGCTGCTGTCAGATTTCAATAAAGAGGCATCGACCGCCTACGATTCGATTTACGAAACGTTCGTTTTCAATCTTAAAGGCGTCAGCAAACGCTCGGCTTTTGTTATTGACCGCGACGGCGTTGTACAATATGCCGAAGTCCTCGACAATGCGGGCGAAGTGCCTAATTTCCAGGCCATCCAGGAAACGCTGACAAAGCTGAAGTAG
- the epsC gene encoding serine O-acetyltransferase EpsC: protein MTFATTTFLDHLLNQRAQYRYKLPSRPDAGRFIDQLMRLLFPVTQDCQSASQQVEETYNRLNEQLVCLFRPLADNLPSRPEDIADRFFDNLPAIYERLLLDARAIASNDPAAVSLEEVVAVYPGFYAIAVYRIAHQLLHLDVPLLPRMLTEYAHSQTGIDIHPGAQIGPSFFIDHGTGVVVGETTIIGENVKVYQGVTLGATHVAKSMAQKKRHPTIENNVVIYANATILGGNTVVGHDSVIGGNVWLTESVEPYSLVYNQHQTDVRSKKTE from the coding sequence ATGACCTTCGCCACAACTACGTTTCTCGATCATCTGCTCAATCAGCGGGCGCAGTATCGATACAAACTGCCATCGCGGCCCGATGCCGGGCGGTTTATCGACCAGCTTATGCGGCTGCTGTTTCCCGTAACGCAGGACTGTCAGTCGGCTTCGCAACAGGTCGAAGAAACCTACAATCGGCTCAACGAGCAGTTGGTATGCCTGTTTCGCCCCCTCGCCGATAACCTGCCCAGCCGCCCCGAAGATATTGCCGACCGTTTTTTCGACAACCTGCCTGCCATTTACGAGCGGCTGCTGTTAGACGCCCGCGCCATTGCCAGCAACGATCCGGCGGCTGTCAGTCTGGAAGAGGTTGTGGCCGTGTATCCAGGTTTCTACGCTATTGCCGTGTACCGGATTGCTCATCAGTTGCTGCACCTCGACGTGCCGCTGCTGCCCCGGATGCTGACCGAATACGCTCACAGTCAAACGGGTATCGACATTCACCCCGGCGCGCAGATTGGCCCGTCGTTTTTCATCGATCACGGCACAGGGGTAGTTGTTGGCGAGACAACGATTATTGGCGAGAACGTAAAAGTCTATCAGGGCGTCACGCTGGGAGCTACGCACGTTGCCAAGTCGATGGCCCAGAAAAAGCGGCACCCAACCATCGAGAACAACGTAGTAATCTACGCGAATGCTACCATTCTGGGCGGCAATACGGTGGTGGGTCACGATTCGGTGATTGGTGGCAACGTCTGGCTGACAGAGAGCGTTGAGCCGTATTCCTTAGTTTATAATCAGCACCAGACCGACGTGCGGTCTAAAAAGACTGAATAG
- a CDS encoding outer membrane beta-barrel family protein encodes MKNPLLFLFFGTIALSSAHITLAQFPGAPGGGQQPPAAIPGTSTDNSPRGNAKLTGVVVDSATNKPVEFASIALVDPTTKKPIDGTVADDQGRFTLTKLPQGDFQVLISFVGYRNRTLSSVKLDRRGDVNLGQVKLAADIRTLKEVEVVGQASIVEEKVDRIVYNADKDITNKGGDAADVMRKVPLLTVDLDGNVSLRGSQNVQVLINNKPSTIVASSVADALKQIPADMIKTVEVITSPSAKYDAEGSAGIINIVTKKNTLQGFTLNLDTGVGNRGANLGLNGNLRTGKMGFSLSGFGRANYNVRGQFENTQRVGTAFTEQSANTLNRGMFGQYTLGWDYDISKTSAITASLRYGTRNNIVDQTNFLTKSTGPYFPVYNLRDVLTKDLSGTVDANLDYTKTYKPQHEFSVSAQYSRNNRNNDFTADILNYSDRASIIARQQNLNESYNQETTIKADYQTPIGKNQLVEFGGKGIFRQVESAFGYKFAAGNGPLETDPNRPANTLNYDQNIAAGYLSYTLSTKNKYTIKAGARYEYTTIRAFYKLSQPGELGGGAGEDLGIPNYGNLVPSINISKTLKGGRTVKLAYNRRLQRPGLRFLNPNANAANPTNITQGNPLLMPELTDNVELGTSAYVKSVYVNTTLFYRRTNNSITSVRDTITNSTGEVTNPSLPRPIRTFFLNIGREEAVGANIFGNATLFSKWQIGGGVDVFYAILTNNSPNPAYQASNSGWVVSGRLFTNLTLKNGWGVSGFSFIRGREVQLQGYQGGFAFYSLGVKKDFKDKRGSIGIAGENFFNHPFRIRSETQTPLLSQSSLTSLYNAGVRVNFSYRLGKLSFDQPQRQRGRNNENDLKDEGSDSGGGQPQGGGNAPAGGAPGGSRRPR; translated from the coding sequence ATGAAAAACCCATTACTGTTCTTGTTTTTTGGTACAATTGCGCTGTCGTCAGCACATATAACCCTGGCCCAGTTTCCGGGCGCACCGGGCGGAGGACAACAGCCGCCTGCCGCTATCCCCGGCACCAGTACCGACAATTCGCCACGCGGCAACGCCAAACTAACCGGCGTTGTGGTCGACTCGGCCACCAACAAACCCGTCGAATTCGCCAGCATTGCCCTTGTTGATCCGACAACTAAAAAACCTATCGACGGCACCGTAGCCGATGATCAGGGCCGCTTCACGCTCACCAAACTCCCACAAGGCGATTTTCAGGTGTTGATTTCATTTGTTGGCTACCGGAACCGCACCCTGTCGAGCGTAAAACTCGACCGCCGGGGCGACGTAAATCTGGGTCAGGTGAAGTTAGCTGCCGACATCCGAACGCTGAAAGAAGTTGAAGTGGTAGGGCAGGCGTCAATCGTCGAAGAAAAAGTAGACCGTATTGTGTACAACGCCGATAAAGACATCACCAACAAAGGGGGTGATGCTGCCGACGTAATGCGCAAAGTTCCGCTGCTGACAGTTGATCTTGACGGAAATGTGAGCCTGCGCGGGAGCCAGAACGTACAGGTGTTGATCAATAATAAACCCAGCACAATTGTTGCCAGCAGCGTAGCCGATGCGCTGAAGCAGATTCCGGCAGATATGATCAAGACGGTAGAGGTAATTACCAGCCCATCAGCTAAATACGACGCCGAAGGCTCAGCCGGGATTATCAATATCGTTACCAAGAAAAATACATTGCAGGGCTTTACGCTCAACCTCGATACGGGCGTAGGCAACCGGGGAGCCAACCTCGGCCTGAACGGCAACCTGCGGACGGGTAAAATGGGCTTTTCACTCAGTGGTTTCGGGCGGGCCAATTACAACGTTCGAGGTCAGTTCGAGAACACCCAGCGCGTAGGCACTGCGTTTACCGAACAGTCGGCCAACACGCTGAACCGGGGTATGTTTGGGCAGTATACCCTCGGCTGGGATTATGACATCTCAAAGACGAGTGCTATCACGGCCAGCCTGCGCTACGGAACCCGCAACAACATCGTCGATCAAACCAACTTTCTGACAAAATCCACCGGCCCGTATTTCCCGGTCTATAACCTGCGCGACGTGCTGACCAAAGACCTGTCGGGAACGGTCGATGCCAATCTTGACTACACGAAGACGTACAAGCCGCAACACGAGTTCAGCGTGTCGGCGCAGTACAGCCGCAACAATCGTAACAATGATTTCACGGCTGATATTCTCAACTACAGCGACCGGGCGTCTATTATTGCCCGGCAGCAGAACCTGAACGAAAGCTACAATCAGGAAACAACGATAAAAGCTGATTATCAGACGCCTATTGGCAAAAATCAGTTGGTTGAATTTGGCGGCAAAGGTATTTTCCGGCAGGTAGAAAGTGCGTTTGGCTACAAGTTTGCTGCGGGTAATGGCCCACTGGAAACCGACCCGAATCGACCGGCCAATACCTTGAATTATGACCAAAACATTGCTGCCGGCTATTTGTCGTACACGCTCTCGACCAAAAACAAGTATACCATCAAAGCCGGAGCGCGGTATGAGTACACAACCATCAGGGCGTTTTATAAATTGAGTCAGCCGGGCGAACTGGGTGGGGGAGCCGGTGAAGACCTGGGCATACCCAATTACGGGAATCTGGTGCCGAGCATAAACATTTCGAAGACGCTGAAAGGGGGCCGAACCGTTAAATTGGCTTACAACCGCCGGTTGCAGCGGCCCGGTCTGCGCTTTCTGAATCCGAACGCCAACGCGGCCAACCCCACCAACATCACCCAGGGAAACCCGCTGCTGATGCCCGAACTAACCGACAATGTTGAGCTTGGCACCAGTGCTTATGTTAAAAGCGTCTACGTTAACACCACGCTTTTCTACCGGCGTACCAACAATTCGATCACCAGTGTACGCGACACGATCACCAATAGCACCGGCGAAGTTACGAACCCGTCGCTGCCGCGCCCGATTCGCACGTTTTTCCTGAACATTGGCCGCGAAGAAGCGGTGGGTGCTAATATTTTCGGAAACGCCACCCTGTTCTCAAAATGGCAGATTGGCGGGGGTGTTGATGTATTCTACGCCATACTGACCAATAATAGCCCTAACCCAGCCTATCAGGCCAGTAATTCGGGATGGGTCGTGTCGGGCCGGTTGTTTACCAACCTGACGCTGAAAAACGGCTGGGGCGTATCGGGCTTCAGTTTTATACGGGGCCGCGAGGTGCAGTTGCAGGGGTATCAGGGCGGGTTTGCCTTCTACAGCCTGGGTGTTAAAAAAGACTTTAAAGACAAGCGCGGAAGCATTGGCATTGCGGGTGAAAACTTCTTCAACCACCCATTCCGCATCCGCTCTGAAACACAAACGCCGTTGCTGAGCCAAAGCAGCCTGACGAGCCTCTACAACGCAGGTGTCCGGGTGAATTTCAGCTACCGGCTTGGCAAGCTCAGCTTCGATCAGCCCCAACGGCAGCGGGGACGTAACAACGAAAACGACCTTAAAGACGAAGGGAGCGACAGCGGTGGCGGACAACCGCAGGGTGGGGGCAATGCACCCGCCGGTGGCGCACCGGGCGGTAGTCGCCGACCCCGTTAA
- a CDS encoding TetR/AcrR family transcriptional regulator, producing the protein MESLERKVRSRDQVRSGIMCTAKTIARCEGWQAVSIRKIADAIDYSAPIVYEYFDSKDVLLSEIRDEGFRHLHTEYERILKLYRDPEKRLYEMSVSLWTFAVEHPESYQVMYNLDGAFCSLPVYQSGATQDVGKLVSQAIFSFIPKSQDSIRQLYFEWWSVSHGLISMAMLLKEEQPLEKSEQIFRDTMRRFVRGLR; encoded by the coding sequence ATGGAAAGTCTTGAGCGAAAAGTGCGGTCACGCGACCAAGTCCGCTCTGGCATCATGTGTACGGCTAAAACTATTGCCCGATGTGAGGGCTGGCAGGCCGTTTCAATTCGCAAAATTGCCGATGCCATTGACTATAGTGCACCTATCGTGTATGAATATTTTGATAGCAAAGACGTATTGCTGTCCGAAATCCGCGATGAGGGTTTTCGTCACCTGCACACCGAATATGAGCGTATTCTGAAGCTCTATCGCGATCCCGAAAAGCGGTTATACGAAATGTCGGTCAGCCTGTGGACGTTTGCTGTCGAACACCCCGAAAGTTACCAGGTGATGTATAACCTCGATGGTGCTTTCTGCTCGTTGCCTGTCTACCAGTCGGGTGCTACGCAGGACGTTGGTAAGTTAGTAAGTCAGGCTATTTTTTCGTTTATCCCCAAATCGCAGGATAGTATCCGGCAGCTCTATTTTGAGTGGTGGTCGGTGTCGCATGGGCTGATCTCAATGGCGATGTTGCTGAAAGAGGAACAGCCTTTAGAGAAATCGGAACAGATTTTCCGCGACACCATGCGCCGATTTGTACGCGGCCTGCGGTAA
- a CDS encoding SDR family oxidoreductase, which produces MLAIIGATGMIGQPVTNQLIWAGYEVRIIARDVAKTKQLFPQVEVVFGDLRKPESLHTALSGVDTVYLNLSVRQTEKPGDFHTETDGMRHLLAAGKQAGVRRVAYLSSLVMRYQGINGFNWWVFRVKQQAVELIKASGLDYSIFYPSCFMDSINQTQRVGRFVLLLGQSPVKPWYISAHDYGSQVVSALQIVRQDQNQEYVIQGPEAITQTEAAERFARVHTNEKLRVVTIPPILLKAGSPFSAQASYGWHIGEALNKYPEVFEAEKTWAELGKPKLTIDEWTRFTF; this is translated from the coding sequence ATGCTTGCTATTATAGGGGCAACTGGCATGATCGGTCAGCCGGTCACGAACCAACTTATCTGGGCCGGATACGAGGTGCGCATCATTGCCCGCGACGTGGCAAAAACCAAGCAACTGTTCCCGCAGGTCGAGGTGGTATTTGGCGACCTGCGGAAACCCGAAAGTCTGCACACCGCTCTGAGCGGGGTCGACACAGTTTACCTGAACTTATCGGTCAGGCAAACCGAGAAACCGGGCGATTTTCACACCGAAACGGATGGCATGCGTCATCTGCTGGCAGCGGGCAAACAGGCGGGCGTTCGCCGGGTGGCTTACCTATCGTCGCTGGTGATGCGGTATCAGGGCATAAACGGCTTCAACTGGTGGGTATTTCGGGTAAAGCAGCAGGCGGTGGAACTCATTAAAGCATCGGGTTTAGACTACAGCATCTTTTACCCGTCGTGTTTTATGGATTCAATAAATCAGACGCAGCGCGTGGGACGGTTTGTACTGCTGTTGGGGCAGTCGCCCGTGAAGCCGTGGTATATTTCGGCCCACGATTACGGCAGTCAGGTAGTGAGCGCATTGCAGATAGTTAGGCAGGACCAAAACCAGGAATACGTGATTCAGGGACCGGAAGCCATTACACAAACCGAAGCCGCCGAACGGTTTGCGCGGGTCCATACTAACGAAAAGCTGCGCGTCGTAACAATTCCGCCGATTCTGCTTAAAGCAGGTTCGCCATTTTCGGCTCAGGCAAGCTACGGCTGGCACATTGGCGAAGCACTCAACAAATACCCCGAAGTCTTTGAAGCCGAAAAAACCTGGGCCGAGCTTGGCAAGCCTAAACTTACTATTGACGAATGGACTCGGTTCACCTTTTAG
- a CDS encoding DsbA family protein, giving the protein MSRPRIIYVYDALCGWCYGFSPVIRQLYASYGDQADFDVLSGGMMTGTRVRPVSESMGYIQQAYKTVEDHTGVRFGDAYLNGLLAKGTYLSDSEKPGMAMTLFKAISPDQAVLFASTLQHALYYDGVDLNVDAHYGPLVEPFGIDPDEFVAHVSDAAIKEQTWAEFNLVSQYGINGFPSVIVDTGDKLYQVARGYLPYDALEANVKRALNSPE; this is encoded by the coding sequence ATGTCTCGTCCCCGAATTATTTATGTTTATGACGCCCTGTGCGGGTGGTGTTACGGCTTCAGCCCGGTAATCCGTCAACTCTACGCCAGCTACGGTGATCAGGCTGATTTCGACGTGTTGAGTGGCGGCATGATGACTGGCACGCGGGTTCGGCCCGTATCAGAATCGATGGGGTATATTCAGCAGGCGTACAAAACCGTGGAAGATCATACGGGCGTTCGGTTCGGCGATGCGTACCTGAACGGACTGTTGGCAAAAGGCACCTACCTGTCCGACTCCGAGAAGCCCGGTATGGCGATGACACTTTTCAAAGCTATCAGCCCCGATCAGGCCGTTTTGTTTGCCAGCACCCTGCAACATGCTCTCTATTACGACGGCGTCGATCTGAACGTCGATGCTCATTATGGGCCGTTGGTTGAGCCGTTCGGTATTGACCCCGACGAGTTTGTGGCCCACGTTTCCGATGCGGCCATCAAAGAACAAACCTGGGCTGAGTTCAATCTGGTGTCGCAATACGGTATCAACGGTTTCCCATCGGTGATTGTCGATACCGGGGATAAACTGTATCAGGTAGCGCGGGGGTATTTGCCCTACGATGCCCTCGAAGCCAACGTAAAGCGCGCGCTCAATTCTCCTGAATAA